Proteins found in one Neofelis nebulosa isolate mNeoNeb1 chromosome 3, mNeoNeb1.pri, whole genome shotgun sequence genomic segment:
- the TRIML2 gene encoding probable E3 ubiquitin-protein ligase TRIML2: protein MSRRLSSQLQRKFPEDVYCEKHLELVQLFCVDDQILLCGQCFHSQEHENHLVCGVQEAAGVYRKLFQEILNTLKEKLEVAKSILGDEQERMVMIQGEEQDFKEMIESEYRIRFRLMVEEMNFRSLQDCVFNPKLREDHLNQVLAFATELKGQSQETLQRLSDLGKENMNKLKESEGRLSGHICSLQKMTVELEKKCGKYTLMVLQNAGSSLKRSESLLLQCLEQAQITDLSLCQVTGMSRMLKVLQRAVTLDPKTANPCLVLSEDLRSMHLRNVQQDVPRSPGRFVFSATVLGVESFTSGRHYWEVDVEKATKWQLGVSEDSASRHGDLPTASGNKVLLMGSLMGTNYTFWAFPPLKRVSLRGEQMHKVGVFLDCESGQISFYDVANRSLIYNFSSLTFQGALRPIFSLCIPSGVTYSDSLSICLPPVSSCDVTVSPQSSLA from the exons ATGTCCAGGAGGCTCAGCTCCCAGTTACAGCGAAAATTCCCGGAAGATGTCTACTGTGAGAAACACCTGGAACTAGTGCAGTTGTTCTGTGTTGATGACCAAATCCTGCTGTGTGGCCAGTGCTTCCACTCTCAGGAGCACGAGAATCACTTGGTGTGTGGAGTACAAGAGGCTGCTGGCGTTTATAGG AAGTTATTCCAGGAGATATTGAACACATTGAAGGAGAAACTTGAAGTAGCTAAAAGCATATTGGGTGATGAGCAAGAAAGGATGGTGATGATTCAG GGAGAAGAGCAGGATTTTAAAGAGATGATTGAGTCTGAATATAGAATAAGGTTCCGGTTGATGGTTGAAGAGATGAACTTCCGGAGCCTACAAGACTGCGTATTCAACCCAAAGTTGAGGGAAGACCATCTGAATCAAGTGCTGGCTTTTGCCACAGAGCTGAAGGGGCAGTCCCAGGAGACGCTACAG AGACTGAGCGATTTGGGGAAAGAGAACATGAATAAACTGAAGGAGAGTGAAGGCCGGCTTTCGGGACACATCTGCAGCCTCCAAAAGATGACTGTAGAGCTGGAGAAGAAGTGTGGGAAATACACCCTAATGGTGCTCCAG AATGCAGGATCTTCTTTGAAAAG GAGTGAGTCACTACTGCTTCAGTGTCTGGAGCAAGCCCAAATCACGGACCTGAGTTTATGCCAAGTAACAGGAATGAGCAGAATGCTCAAAGTTCTGCAAA GAGCTGTCACTTTGGATCCTAAAACAGCTAATCCCTGTTTGGTCTTATCTGAGGATCTGAGAAGCATGCATCTCAGAAATGTCCAGCAGGACGTGCCTCGCAGCCCAGGAAGATTTGTCTTCAGTGCCACCGTGTTGGGTGTGGAAAGCTTCACCTCAGGGAGGCACTACTGGGAGGTGGATGTGGAGAAGGCCACCAAGTGGCAGTTGGGGGTATCTGAAGATTCTGCCAGCAGACATGGTGATCTACCCACCGCTTCGGGAAATAAAGTCTTGCTCATGGGTTCTTTGATGGGAACCAATTATACCTTCTGGGCGTTTCCCCCTCTGAAGAGGGTCTCCTTGAGAGGAGAGCAGATGCACAAAGTTGGAGTCTTCCTAGACTGTGAGTCTGGGCAGATATCCTTCTATGATGTGGCAAACAGATCCctcatttataatttctcttcCCTCACCTTCCAAGGAGCTCTCAGgcccatattttctctttgtatccCAAGTGGAGTCACATATTCAGACTCACTTAGCATTTGCCTTCCTCCCGTTTCTTCTTGTGATGTTACTGTTAGCCCACAGTCTTCCTTGGCATGA